The following are encoded in a window of Arvicanthis niloticus isolate mArvNil1 chromosome 1, mArvNil1.pat.X, whole genome shotgun sequence genomic DNA:
- the Klk13 gene encoding kallikrein-13, which yields MLPLHQLPGCPTHSGNGEGKIQGSGISEWIELESSSLQSTDFQCLGLLCNTHFSLSTQAPPTLPTPHPGAIMWPLVATIACLTLALSGGISRDYPKILNGTNGTSGFLPGGYTCLPHSQPWQAALLVRGRLLCGAVLVHPKWVLTAAHCRKDGYTVHLGKHALGRVENGEQAMEVVRSIPHPEYQVSPTHLNHDHDIMLLELKSPVKLNSHVHTLQLSDDDCLPPGTCCRVSGWGTTTSPQVNYPKTLQCANIELRSDEECRQVYPGKITANMLCAGTKEGGKDSCEGDSGGPLICNGKLYGIISWGDFPCGQPNRPGVYTRVSKYLRWIWETIRNTPEQRRTKGTQ from the exons ATGCTGCCCCTCCACCAGCTCCCGGGGTGTCCTACACACAGTGGGAATGGAGAGGGCAAGATTCAAGGCTCAGGGATTTCAGAGTGGATAGAGCTGGAAAGCTCAAGCTTACAAAGCACAGACTTTCAGTGTCTGGGCTTGCTTTGCAATACCCACTTCAGCCTCTCGACCCAGGCCCCGCCCACCCTGCCCACCCCCCATCCCGGAGCTATCATGTGGCCCCTAGTGGCTACCATCGCTTGCCTGACCTTGGCCTTGTCCGGAG GAATCTCCCGGGACTATCCCAAGATTCTCAATGGTACCAATGGGACCAGTGGTTTTCTCCCAGGTGGCTACACCTGCCTTCCCCACTCTCAACCTTGGCAGGCAGCTCTACTGGTCCGTGGACGACTTCTCTGTGGAGCGGTTCTGGTTCACCCCAAATGGGTACTAACAGCGGCTCACTGTAGGAAAGA TGGGTACACAGTTCATCTGGGCAAGCACGCCCTGGGACGTGTGGAGAACGGCGAGCAGGCAATGGAGGTGGTCCGATCTATCCCCCATCCTGAATACCAGGTCAGCCCCACCCACCTGAATCACGACCATGACATCATGCTTCTGGAGCTGAAGTCTCCAGTCAAGCTCAACAGCCACGTCCATACTCTGCAACTCTCTGACGACGACTGCCTGCCCCCTGGCACCTGCTGTCGTGTTTCTGGCTGGGGCACCACCACCAGCCCCCAGG tgAATTACCCCAAAACCCTGCAGTGTGCCAACATTGAACTGCGCTCAGATGAGGAGTGCCGACAGGTGTACCCTGGGAAGATCACTGCCAACATGCTCTGTGCTGGTAccaaagaagggggaaaggacTCCTGTGAG GGTGATTCCGGGGGCCCGCTGATTTGCAATGGCAAACTCTACGGCATCATCTCATGGGGGGATTTTCCATGTGGACAGCCAAATCGACCTGGTGTTTACACACGAGTTTCAAAATACCTGCGTTGGATCTGGGAGACCATCAGAAACACTCCGGAGCAGAGACGGACAAAGGGCACACAATAA